One segment of Mugil cephalus isolate CIBA_MC_2020 chromosome 14, CIBA_Mcephalus_1.1, whole genome shotgun sequence DNA contains the following:
- the LOC125020222 gene encoding relaxin-3 receptor 1-like, with translation MSNTDVKTLELFSHILNACHVGPLCNSSQLIFNSTSIVDGLEIFDDGSPWLRIVISVVYFIVATAGVLGNLLVMFLLYSTHTITTGTINFFVFNLALAHLLFSLALPFWAVDIALDYSWPFDLATCKAVSLLTGLNVFASCFFLTAMSVTRYCYVATALRPTASLCSRTCTSPVVTAFIWAAALVAAAPRAVFADLSRVGGGNDTACLLRFPDGTAWLGVNQLLRLVLGFLLPYATIILSYLLLLRFLCRHKLKSGNPRRKADITKSVAVVVLSFCACWFPYNVLTLWSVMIQLDIVDISPSFLSAQTYFFPLANCLAFTSSCFNPVIYCLVRKEYRLALHNVLLKLSLAIMSKMPYSRNSEEGSGQAGQMAIPLNNMYSQTSQTEVSCAPLSKLPAAVSPL, from the coding sequence ATGTCAAACACTGACGTGAAGACACTCGAGTTATTCAGCCACATCCTTAATGCCTGCCACGTAGGCCCGCTGTGCAACAGCTCTCAGCTGATTTTTAACAGCACAAGTATCGTGGACGGGCTGGAGATTTTTGATGACGGATCTCCGTGGCTAAGAATAGTCATCTCCGTGGTTTACTTTATTGTGGCTACGGCAGGAGTGCTGGGGAATTTGTTGGTCATGTTCCTGCTTTACTCCACTCACACCATCACTACGGGCACAATCAATTTCTTCGTCTTCAACCTAGCTTTGGCTCATCTGCTGTTTTCCCTGGCCTTGCCTTTTTGGGCCGTGGACATAGCGCTCGACTACAGCTGGCCTTTTGACTTGGCCACATGCAAGGCTGTGTCCTTGCTCACTGGCCTGAACGTGTTCGCGAGCTGCTTCTTCCTGACGGCCATGAGCGTGACCAGGTACTGCTACGTGGCCACCGCTCTGAGACCCACCGCTTCCCTGTGCAGCAGGACGTGCACTTCTCCGGTGGTCACGGCCTTCATCTGGGCCGCGGCGCTCGTGGCGGCGGCTCCCCGAGCCGTGTTTGCAGACCTGAGCCGCGTGGGCGGCGGCAACGACACGGCGTGCCTGCTGCGTTTCCCGGACGGCACGGCCTGGCTCGGAGTGAACCAGCTCCTGCGCTTGGTGCTCGGGTTCCTGCTGCCCTACGCCACCATCATCCTCTCCTACCTGCTCCTGCTGCGCTTCCTGTGCCGCCACAAACTGAAGAGCGGCAACCCGCGGCGGAAGGCTGACATCACCAAGTCCGTGGCGGTGGTGGTGCTGTCGTTCTGCGCCTGCTGGTTCCCCTACAACGTCCTCACGCTCTGGAGCGTCATGATCCAGCTCGACATCGTCGACATCAGCCCCTCGTTCCTCTCGGCCCAGAcgtattttttccccctggccAACTGCTTGGCTTTCACCAGCAGCTGCTTCAACCCTGTCATCTACTGCCTGGTCAGAAAAGAATACCGCCTGGCTCTCCATAATGTGCTCCTCAAACTGAGCCTGGCTATCATGTCCAAGATGCCCTACAGCAGGAACTCAGAGGAGGGGTCGGGGCAAGCCGGGCAGATGGCTATTCCTCTCAACAACATGTACAGCCAGACATCCCAAACTGAAGTGAGTTGCGCACCGCTGTCGAAGCTTCCAGCTGCAGTGTCCCCTCTGTAA